GAGGTCGTAGAACTGACGCGCGGTCGGCAGCATCACGTGCACGACGATGTCGCCCAGATCGAGCAGCGCCCATTCACCGCTGTCCAGACCTTCGCTGCCGATCGGGCGCACGCCCTGCTCCTTGACCTTTTCCAGCACATTGTCCACCAGCGCCTTGACCTGACGGCTGGAGCTACCGCTGGCGATCACCATGAAATCGGTGATACTGGTCTTGTCCTTGACGTCGATCACAGTGATGTCGGTCGCCTTGATCTCTTCCAGCGCCGCCACGGCGATCTTGACCAGCTCTTCGCTGGGCATGTTCTGCTTGCTCATAAATGACTCATTTGCCTCGTGTAATGGACGCCAGCGCACATGCGCAGCGTTTCAAGCATTGGGCGCACGGTACAGATCGTGCGCCTGGATATAAGCCAGTACCGCATCGGGCAGCAGATATCGCGCCGAACGGCCGGTTGCCAACAAGTGGCGAATCTGCGTGGCGGAAATCGCCAGCGGAGTCTGCCAGATGAAACTGATTTGCCCGCCTGCACCTTGCAGGCTCAGCGGGTCACTGACACTGCGTGCAGCCAGCAGATCGCGCAGCGCCTCCGGCGCCTCGCTGTCGGCATCCGGCCGCTGCAGTACCAGCAGATGGCAGTGCTCGAGCAGCTCCTGCCAACGATGCCAACTCGGCAGGCCGCAAAAAGCGTCCCAGCCAAGCAGCAGAAACAGCTGATCGTCCGCCGCCAACTCGGCGCGCACCGACTCCAGCGTGTCCACCGTGTACGACGGCTTGTCACGAAGAAGCTCGCGGTCATCGACCGTCAACCGCGCCTCGCCAGACACCGCCAGTTCGACCATGGCCAGGCGCTGCTCGGCCGTCGCCTGCGGCGTATCACGGTGCGGCGGCCTGGCGCTGGGGATCAACCGCAGCTCGTCCAGCGCCATGAATTCCGCCACTTCCAGCGCGGCACGCAGATGCCCGATATGCACCGGGTTGAAGGTACCGCCGAGCAGGCCGATGCGTCGGGCGCCGAGTCCGTTCATTTATGTGCGAATGTGTCCATCGCCAAAGACCACGTACTTCTCGCTGGTCAGGCCGTCCAGGCCGACCGGGCCGCGTGCGTGCAGCTTGTCGGTGGAGATGCCGATCTCCGCACCCAGGCCGTACTCGAAGCCATCGGCGAAGCGGGTCGAGGCATTTACCATCACCGAAGCAGAATCCACTTCGGTGAGGAAGCGCCGCGCATCACTGAAGTTCTCGGTGATGATCGAATCGGTGTGCTGCGAGCCGTAGTGGTTGATGTGCTCGATGGCCGCATCCAGCGAGTCGACGATGCGAATCGCCAGGATCGGCGCGTTGTACTCGGCGAACCAGTCGTCTTCGCTCGCTTCCAGCACATCGCCGCCCAGCAGCTCGCGGGTGGCGGCATCGCCACGCAGCTCAACACCTTTGTCGCGGTAGATGGCGGCCAGCGGCGGCAGCACCTTGCCCGCCACGGCAGCGTGCACCAGCAGGGTTTCCATGGCGTTGCACGGCGAATAACGCTGGGTCTTGGCGTTGTCGGCAACGCGAATCGCCTTGTCCAGATCAGCGGCGACGTCGATATAGACGTGGCAAACGCCATCCAGATGCTTGATCACCGGCACCTTGGCATCACGGCTGATGCGCTCGATCAGGCCCTTGCCACCGCGCGGCACGATCACGTCGACGAACTTCGGCATGGCGATCAGCTCACCGACGGCAGCGCGATCAGTGGTTTCCACCACCTGCACGGCAGCCGCCGGCAAATCGGCCTCGGCCAGGCCCTGCTGGATGCAGCGGGCAATCGCCTGGTTGGAATGAATGGCCTCGGAGCCGCCACGCAGGATGGTGGCATTGCCGGACTTCAGGCACAGGCTGGCGGCATCGATGGTCACGTTCGGACGCGACTCGTAGATGATGCCGATCACGCCCAGCGGCACGCGCATCTTGCCGACCTGAATACCGGACGGCAGGTAGCGCATGCCCTGAATCTCGCCGATCGGGTCGGGCAGGGTCGCCACCTGGCGCAGGCCTTCGATCATGCTGTCGATCACCGCCGGCGTCAGTGCCAGGCGGTCGACCATGGCCGGCTCCAGACCGCTGGCGCGGGCGGCTGCCAGGTCCAGCTCATTGGCGGCAGTCAGCTCGGCGCGCGCGGCGTCGAGGGCATTGGCAGCGGCCTGCAGCGCGCGATTCTTCTGCGCGGTACTGGCGCGGGCGAGCACCTTTGATGCCTGGCGGGCGGCTTGGCCCAGGCGGGTCATATAGTCGTGCACGGACTCGGTCATGGCGGCGGAGGTCTGGCAGTTGGAAAAAGGGGCTGATTATAGCCGGCTCGCAAGGCCGCGCCCAGCGGCGTCTGGCAAGCGGTAGGTAACCCATCCGCCGGGTGATGAATGCCAGACGTAGCCGATGTAACGCACCGTGGGCAACCGCGGCCATCATGGGCACTGGAACGTTCAGGCATTTTTAAGCTTCTTGTTGCTATGCTCGCCGCCCGAGACTTAGCACCCGTGCGACAGATGAAGCCTGCCGACCCCACCCTCAGCTTGCCCTGGCCTGATGCCAATCCATTGCCCGACACCTTCTTCGACCGCGATGCACAACTGCTCGCCCGCGAATTGCTCGGCATGGTCATCCGCCATCGCGTCGGTGCGCTGTGGCTGAGTGCACGGATCATCGAGACCGAGGCCTACTACCTGGTCGACAAGGGCAGCCATGCATCGCTCGGCTACACAGAGAAGCGCAAGGCGCTGTTCGCCGATGGCGGGCATATCTACATGTACTACGCGCGCGGCGGCGATTCGCTGAACTTCAGCGCTCACGGGCCTGGTAATGCGGTGCTGATCAAATCCGCACATCCCTGGGTCGATGCCATCAGCGGCCCCGATGCCCTGGCGGCGATGCAACGCAACAACCCGGGCAGCCTCGACCAACACCGCGCCATCGAGCGTTTGTGCGCCGGGCAGACGCTGCTCTGCAAGGCGCTGGGTCTGAAAGTGCCGGACTGGGATGCGCGTCGCTTCGATTTGCAGCGCTTGTTCGTCGAGGATGTCGGCGAACGACCGCATGTGATCATCCAGTGCGCGCGCCTGGGTATTCCCAAGGGCCGCGACGAGGACCTGCCCTACCGTTTCGTTGATGCCGCCTACGCACGTCACTGCACACGCAACCCTTTGCGTCGTGGACAGGTCGAAGGGCGTGATTATCGATTGTTGAGGGTTTCAGGAGCAGAACGATGAGCGTCTGGCTGGATAACCTGACCACCTGGCTGAGTGGCAACCCGCAATGGCTGGGGGTGGCGATCTTCATTATCGCCCTGCTCGAGTGCCTGGCCCTGGTGGGCATCGTGCTGCCCGGCGTGGTACTGCTGTTCAGCGTCGCGCTGCTGGCCGGCAGTGGGATACTGACGCTGTGGCAGACGCTATTGCTGGCCTACACCGGCGCGCTGTGCGGGGACATGATTTCCTATGCGCTGGGCAGGCGCTTCAAGCACAACATCGGGCGCCTGCCGGTGTTGCGTCACCATCCGCAGTGGATTCTGCGTGCCGAACTCTATTTCCGTCATTACGGCGTGGCCAGCCTGTTGGTCGGTCGCTTCATCGGCCCGCTGCGCCCAATGCTGCCGCTGGTAGCCGGCATGCTGAACATGCCACTGCTGCGTTTCATGCTGGTCAGCCTGATGGCGGCAGCCGGCTGGGCGGTGGCTTACCTGTTGCCGGGCTGGGCGACCGGCGCGGCCCTGCGCCTGCCGATGGCAGAAGGTTTCTGGACGGAAGCAGCGGTACTGCTGGCCGGTATTGGCGTGATCCTGCTGCTGACCATTCAAGCCAGCCTGGCGGAAAAGCCACGCGCCAGCCTGCTTGGTGGCGGCCTCAGCCTGTTACTGCTGTTGGCCATCATCATCGGCTGGCCGCACCTCGATGCGCTGGATCAGGGTCTGATGTCTTTGGTCCAGGAACAGCGCCAGCCGCATCTGGACCAATGGATCGGTACCTTGACCCGGCTGGGCGACTTCCATATCCAGTTTGCGGCGGCTGCAGTGCTGTGCGCCTTGCTGTTCCTGGCGCGGCAATGGCGTCACCTGGTCTTCGCCGGCTCGACCCTGCTGGTCACGGCGCTAGGCAACACCACGCTCAAGCATGGGTTTGCCCGGGCCCGCCCCGATGTGCTGAGCGAACCGCTAACGACGTACAGTTTCCCCAGCGGTCATAGCTCGGCAGCCTTTGCCTTTTTCCTGGTGCTGGGGGTGCTGGCCGGCCGTGGTCAATCGGCACGCCTGCGCCTGGCCTGGCTGGTAGTGGCGTGCCTGCCTGCCTTGGCGATCGCCTTGTCGCGGGTCTATCTGGGGGTGCACTGGCCCAGCGACATTATCGCCGGCGCTCTGTTGGCCTCAGCGGTATGCGGCCTGAGCCTGGCCCTATGTCAGCGCCAGGAAGCGCTGCCGCCGCTGCCGGCGCGCCTGTGGTGGATCATCCTGCCCGCCTGCCTATCGGTGCTGGGCGCCATGGCGACCTGGCAGTTGTCCACCGCACTACTGCGCTATTCCTATTAAGGCGTCGCCTCAGACATCGCCCTGGAGCACCTCGAGCATGGCGTGCAGTTGCTCCAGGCGCAGGGCAGGATCATCGAGCTGAAGTAGCTGCAGTTTCTGCGCCGGCTCCAGCGGCAATAGATAGGCCAGCTGATTGGCCAGTTGCTGCTGACCGGCGACCACGCCGGTCATATCCAGGCCAGCCACCAGCGGATGCTCGGCCAGGGCCGCGTGCAGGGCGGCCAGATCAGCATGCTCGGCCTGCAGCGGGCTGTTGGGTTGCTCCTCCAGCCACTGCACGTCGGCGACGGTCAGTTGGTCCGGCAGCACCTGAGCGCGCTCGACCCTGAAGCGCCGGCCACCCTCCACGCGAATGCCCAGCAGGCCATTGGGACGCTGCTGGAAATCGCGCACCAACGCCTCGCAGCCAATGGCTGCGAAACGGCTGGCGGCTTCGCCCACCTCTTCGCCCTCGACGATGCACACCACGCCGAACCCCGTGCCCTGTTTCATGCAGCGGCTGATCATGTCCAGGTAGCGTGCCTCGAATATCTGCAGGTCGAGCACACAACCGGGAAACAGAACGGTGTTGAGCGGGAACAGCGGGAGCTTCATGGTTTACGGCCTGTTATCTACGCAAGACTGCCGGAGCATCAGGGATGGTCAGGCAGGCTCTCACAGGAGCATGACAATCGCCAGCGGCAACAGCACGGCGGTGATCACCCCCATCAGGCTCATCGCCAGCGCGGCGAAGGCGCCGCACTCGTCGCTCTCCTGCAGGGCGCGCGCCGTACCCACGGCATGCGCGGTGATGCCCAGCGCCATACCCTGCGCCGCCGGATGATGAACCCGGCACAGACGCAGAATGGACGGTCCGACGATGGCGCCGATGACCCCGGTGATCATCACGAACACCGCCGCCAGTGCCGCGATGCCGCCAATCTGATCGGCCACCAGCATGGCGATCGGCGAAGTTACCGATTTCGGCGCCATGCTCATCAGCATGATGCGCTCGGCGCCGAACAGCCTGGCCAGCCCCGCGCCGAGTACAGTGGCGAAGGTGCCGGCAATCAGCAACGTCAGGATGATCGGCCAGAACAGCTGGCGAATCCGCCGCAGGTTGAGGTACAGCGGCACGGCCAGAGCCACCGTGGCCGGGCCGAGCAGCAGAGTCAGCGCCGCGACGCTGTTGCGGTACTCGGCGAAACTCAGGCCGCACAGCAGCAGGATGCCGATCACCGTGAGCATCGACACCAGTACCGGTTGCAGGAATACCCAGCGGGTGCGCTCGTACGCGGCCATGGCCAGTTGGTAGGCGCCCAGGGTGATGCCGATGCCGAACAGCGGGTGATGGGTCAGCGCCTGCCAGGCGCCCTGCCAATCCGGACTCATACGTCCTCCTGGCGCTGCTGACGCTCGATCAATTTCTGCATCAGCCAGCCAGCGAAGGCCAGCGACACCAGCAACGACAGTACCAGCGCGCCGACCACGGCCCAGAAATCGGCGGCGATATCGCTGGCATAAGCCATCACGCCCACGGCCGGCGGCACCAGAATCAGTGGCAGGTATTTGAGCAGGCTGCTAGACGCGACGCTGAGCGGCTCGCCCACCTCGCCACGCAGCATGAGAAAGACGAACAACAACAGCATGCCGATGATCGGACCAGGCAACATCGGCAGCAGCAGGACGTTGAGAACGGTACCCAGTAACTGGCAGAGCACCAGCCAGGAAAGGCCGCGAAGCAGCATGTTTGAAATCTCCGGAAAACGAGCGATGGCCGTGATCTCCGCTTACGAGTAGGCCGCTGAAAAACGTAGGCGAGGCAGCCAGTGCAAGACAAAAACAGGCGAGGAAGCGCAGTTTACGAGTTGTAAATGAGCATTCCGAGCCTGTTTTTAACGCAGCAATGGCAACGTAGGTAGTTTTTCAGCGACCTACTGGAGGGGATTCCGGGCATCCATTGAGGCATGTCGGCCATTATAGGCGTGATGCCATCTCGCTGGCCTCTGTATTGCTTCGTCGAGCGGACCTATGCAGCGTCATTCATCACGCCAAGGCAGGCTTGACCCGATGCCGCCCCCATGATGATCTAGGCCGCAACGGTTTCACGCAAACAAAAACAACACACGCGTCCTCAAGGAGGAACTATGCCGTTCGTACCCGTAGCAGAGCTCAAGGACTATGTTGGCAAGGAACTGGGCAAGTCCGAGTGGCTGACCATCGACCAGCAGCGCATCAACCAGTTCGCCGAGTGCACCGGCGACCACCAGTTCATCCACGTCGACCCGGAAAAGGCCAAGCTCACCCCCTTCGGCACCACCATCGCCCACGGTTTCCTGTCGCTGTCGCTGGTGCCGATGCTGATGGAAAAGATCATGATCATGCCGCAGGGCCTGAAGATGGCAGTGAACTACGGCCTCGACAGTGTGCGCTTCATCCAGCCGGTCAAGGTCAACTCCAAGGTGCGCCTGGTGGTCACCCTGACCGATGCCACCGAGAAGAACCCCGGCCAGTGGCTGCTCAAGGCGCGCGCCGTGCTGGAAATCGAAGGCCAGGAAAAACCGGCCTACATCGCCGAGCCGCTGACCCTCTGCTTCGTTTGATCCCCGCCTGCTCCCGTTTCCGGCCCTCGCGGCCGGAACGGGAATCTTCTCGCGTCAGCAAAGCGTGCGATGCGAC
The genomic region above belongs to Pseudomonas sediminis and contains:
- the rsfS gene encoding ribosome silencing factor; translated protein: MPSEELVKIAVAALEEIKATDITVIDVKDKTSITDFMVIASGSSSRQVKALVDNVLEKVKEQGVRPIGSEGLDSGEWALLDLGDIVVHVMLPTARQFYDLERLWQGAEQSRAQHSAE
- the nadD gene encoding nicotinate-nucleotide adenylyltransferase, translating into MNGLGARRIGLLGGTFNPVHIGHLRAALEVAEFMALDELRLIPSARPPHRDTPQATAEQRLAMVELAVSGEARLTVDDRELLRDKPSYTVDTLESVRAELAADDQLFLLLGWDAFCGLPSWHRWQELLEHCHLLVLQRPDADSEAPEALRDLLAARSVSDPLSLQGAGGQISFIWQTPLAISATQIRHLLATGRSARYLLPDAVLAYIQAHDLYRAPNA
- a CDS encoding glutamate-5-semialdehyde dehydrogenase, encoding MTESVHDYMTRLGQAARQASKVLARASTAQKNRALQAAANALDAARAELTAANELDLAAARASGLEPAMVDRLALTPAVIDSMIEGLRQVATLPDPIGEIQGMRYLPSGIQVGKMRVPLGVIGIIYESRPNVTIDAASLCLKSGNATILRGGSEAIHSNQAIARCIQQGLAEADLPAAAVQVVETTDRAAVGELIAMPKFVDVIVPRGGKGLIERISRDAKVPVIKHLDGVCHVYIDVAADLDKAIRVADNAKTQRYSPCNAMETLLVHAAVAGKVLPPLAAIYRDKGVELRGDAATRELLGGDVLEASEDDWFAEYNAPILAIRIVDSLDAAIEHINHYGSQHTDSIITENFSDARRFLTEVDSASVMVNASTRFADGFEYGLGAEIGISTDKLHARGPVGLDGLTSEKYVVFGDGHIRT
- a CDS encoding DNA-3-methyladenine glycosylase, with the translated sequence MKPADPTLSLPWPDANPLPDTFFDRDAQLLARELLGMVIRHRVGALWLSARIIETEAYYLVDKGSHASLGYTEKRKALFADGGHIYMYYARGGDSLNFSAHGPGNAVLIKSAHPWVDAISGPDALAAMQRNNPGSLDQHRAIERLCAGQTLLCKALGLKVPDWDARRFDLQRLFVEDVGERPHVIIQCARLGIPKGRDEDLPYRFVDAAYARHCTRNPLRRGQVEGRDYRLLRVSGAER
- a CDS encoding bifunctional DedA family/phosphatase PAP2 family protein; translation: MSVWLDNLTTWLSGNPQWLGVAIFIIALLECLALVGIVLPGVVLLFSVALLAGSGILTLWQTLLLAYTGALCGDMISYALGRRFKHNIGRLPVLRHHPQWILRAELYFRHYGVASLLVGRFIGPLRPMLPLVAGMLNMPLLRFMLVSLMAAAGWAVAYLLPGWATGAALRLPMAEGFWTEAAVLLAGIGVILLLTIQASLAEKPRASLLGGGLSLLLLLAIIIGWPHLDALDQGLMSLVQEQRQPHLDQWIGTLTRLGDFHIQFAAAAVLCALLFLARQWRHLVFAGSTLLVTALGNTTLKHGFARARPDVLSEPLTTYSFPSGHSSAAFAFFLVLGVLAGRGQSARLRLAWLVVACLPALAIALSRVYLGVHWPSDIIAGALLASAVCGLSLALCQRQEALPPLPARLWWIILPACLSVLGAMATWQLSTALLRYSY
- a CDS encoding LON peptidase substrate-binding domain-containing protein, with protein sequence MKLPLFPLNTVLFPGCVLDLQIFEARYLDMISRCMKQGTGFGVVCIVEGEEVGEAASRFAAIGCEALVRDFQQRPNGLLGIRVEGGRRFRVERAQVLPDQLTVADVQWLEEQPNSPLQAEHADLAALHAALAEHPLVAGLDMTGVVAGQQQLANQLAYLLPLEPAQKLQLLQLDDPALRLEQLHAMLEVLQGDV
- a CDS encoding LrgB family protein, which produces MSPDWQGAWQALTHHPLFGIGITLGAYQLAMAAYERTRWVFLQPVLVSMLTVIGILLLCGLSFAEYRNSVAALTLLLGPATVALAVPLYLNLRRIRQLFWPIILTLLIAGTFATVLGAGLARLFGAERIMLMSMAPKSVTSPIAMLVADQIGGIAALAAVFVMITGVIGAIVGPSILRLCRVHHPAAQGMALGITAHAVGTARALQESDECGAFAALAMSLMGVITAVLLPLAIVMLL
- a CDS encoding CidA/LrgA family protein; translation: MLLRGLSWLVLCQLLGTVLNVLLLPMLPGPIIGMLLLFVFLMLRGEVGEPLSVASSSLLKYLPLILVPPAVGVMAYASDIAADFWAVVGALVLSLLVSLAFAGWLMQKLIERQQRQEDV
- a CDS encoding MaoC family dehydratase encodes the protein MPFVPVAELKDYVGKELGKSEWLTIDQQRINQFAECTGDHQFIHVDPEKAKLTPFGTTIAHGFLSLSLVPMLMEKIMIMPQGLKMAVNYGLDSVRFIQPVKVNSKVRLVVTLTDATEKNPGQWLLKARAVLEIEGQEKPAYIAEPLTLCFV